GAACGCCACTGAAATTCCTGAGCATTATATAAAAGAGTACAGTATTGCGATTCAAAAAGTATATCGGCAGCTGAATCTGGTTTGCGACAATAAACCCGCGTTGGATCATTTAAGTGATGCTGTACTTGAGTTTTATTTTTCACCGATAGCAAGTCAGCACTATTTATCTGACAGTGAATCAGAATCCGGTGACAAGGTCGCACCAGAATTCGGTGCAAAAGGGAAAGAGAAATTGGCAGATCAGGTCGACGAAATGAATTCGCCCACAGGATCCAAGGCAAGTCCACCGGTTTCTCCGAAAGCGCGCTGCGAAGCGTACATGGCGTTTCTTAATTCGTCTGCGGGCGTGATGACGCAAAGTGCCATAAGAAATGCGATTTCTCAGCTTGATGGCAAGCAGGTAGATAGCCTTCTCCACCAACTACGTGCAGCTTCATCGAACAGTGGAAGTTTCACTGCTTTTCCTGCTTTATCACCACAAAATGTGAGGGACATACTGGATCATGCAGGAATTGACAAGGAGGGGCTTGCTGCTGATGCAGTTAGTCTGCTTGCTCGTTCCCCCATCAGAAGTGCAAGCCTACAAGATCAATCCGGTCTTTTCTTAAAGTGGTACATCTTAGAAAATCCGCCAGTCACCTCCAAGTGTAACCGCAATTCTGAAATTGCAATTTGCACGAATTTGCTGCATGAAATCCCGAAAATGGTACATGAAAGGTGGCCAGATCTTAATGAGCGTAAAACGGTTCCGATTGCCGAGCAGGTTAAGGCAGAAGAACTTTGCGACTTCGTGAATGAAGCATTTGGTTGGGAAGAGGGTCTTAGTTCGAACCTCAGTACGAATGCAGAGGCCATTGGATTAACTCGATTGCTATTTGATCATGTTGCGGATCTTAAGGGCAATGCAAATTCACGCGATACGGTTGATGCCCTCGCCGCCAGGCTGTTTTTTAATCCCGCGGTGGTGCCGAATTCGAAGCTTAAGCAGGCATTTTTGAAAAGCTACAGTGATTTGGTTTCCAAGTTCGGTGACAAATTTAGCGAGGTTAAAATTCAAGATGCTGTCGTGCAAAGTCTCCGTTACCTTGTTCGCTCTACAGTTATAGGGTCTGAAGATGAGAGTAAGCCAGGTTTGCAAAACCAGTTTCTCGCCCAATTTATCCTGTGTTTGAAACATGGTAAAAGCACCCAACCCAGCCATATTTCACCGGAAAAGGTCAACGATCTGGTCAAGACTTTGACGTCCAAGCAAGTTCTATCTGAAAAAGGTGGGTTTCTGCCAGTTGACGTACTCGGGAAAGTCGACGTGATCGTTTTTAATCCACCGCCGGTTCTAGCCAGAGAAGAGGTAAAAAAGAGTCAGCAGGTGGCGCTGCCCGAAACCAATGCAAACATGCCCTTGATGTCGCAAAGTGGGGAGCGGTTCCGTGTGCATTTTATATCGCAAACTCTGTCTGGGCCCATGGAAGAACTTGAGGCTAGAATTAATTCGTCAAAGGTTTCATTGATTCACGCCGATTCCGCGACCAAAAGAGTGGCTGACGCAGTGGTGGTGAGTAAGCCTGAAGGGGCTCGTGAGAAATTGGCATACAAACTCAATGACCCAAAAAAGCAACGCTTGGTCGATGTGGAAATGAAAAGCGTGGTCACAGCCGTGGCTTCGGGGAAGGAAACCGGTCATGTAGCCAATTATCTTCAAGGTTTTTTCAAGGGGCAATTGGCAAATTGTGGGGTTGATCTTCGCCGTTATGACAGGGTTGCATACAGGTCAGTTCATTCGTCTTCAAAGAAGTTGAGATTGTCTGACAATGGCGCCGACGGCTTGGTGACCAATGGGTTGCTAAGTAAAGTCTCCCCGTTATCTCTGGAGGAAAAAGCGTTTAAACGGGCCGAAGATACGAGTAAAAAGCGTTTTTCTGGGCTGGTTAAGCGCGGGACAGAAGGCGGCAATATACCCAAAAAGTGGGACAGAGCCTTTGTCAACTACATGACTTACCGGCAATCCTTGTGGAAATTCGTGAAGCCTGAAGCGATTTCAGGCGCTTTACTCAGCAAACATGCAGACCGTGCACAAGTCGATTTTCCCTTGCTTGAGCAAATCGGTTTCAACCAGAGAAACCTTAGCCGCGAAAGTTTGATCAAAATGGGTCAATTGGTTGTCTCGGCTGTGGGCGCTGAAACGTTTCGCAAGAAGATGTCGAGCGAAGATGTTGACGGTTTGTACCGGAATTTAGCGCAAGTAGATGGCAATCTTCCTTTGAGCGCCAACGATTTTGCCTCTAATTTGCTCGGAGGCGAAGGCAAAAAAAAGCCGGATGGGACGTGGAGCCATGGCACTTTGGGTTCGCAGGTGATCGATTGTATTGCCGAACTTAACCGGGATCTCAATGCCCCTCTTCTTGCACATCAACATCAAATGATGGGTAATTTGCTGAGCCTAATGATGGAGCATGCATACCGTCAAAATGGTGATCAAAACACCGAGGAGGGAGGCCGCTCCCATCAACGCCGTTTATCCACCCCTATCCCGACAGCCAGATCGGAGGAGTTTTTGTCTGCCGCAGAAAGGCCCCAGCTGGATAGGAATTCAGCACCATTGCTCAGAGGTCACGCATCACCAGCAATGTTTTCGGCACCGGGTGTGCGTCTGGGAACGTTTTTTCAGTTTGGAAGCCCGGCACCAGTTTCTACCCATTCGTTTTGGCCATCCTTTGGTCCAGATAATTCTGAATCTAAGAAAAATAAGGAGGAACCAGCTCCCCCAAAGCTTAACCCCTCACCTCTTGATGAGGTGAGGGTTGAAGTTGAAGTTGAAGCGTACAGCGTCCATCATGAAGCAGCAGATGAGGGGCTAGAGAAGGCACATGGCCTGCAGGGTAAAAATAACGCTTTCGTCGGATCTGTGAGGCAACACGTTTCTAAGGACGAAGATCAAACTCCATTCGGTTTTACAGCACCAGAATCACAGAGCAGCCAAGTTGATCCTGACGAGGGGTATGTAGCGAATGGCGCAGTTTCTGATACCCCAAGGTCTACTGAAGAAGAGAAATCAACAATCGGTGTGAATGGGGTCGAAGAGACTCGCCAGCCCTTATCTCCGCTAAACCCTGAAATCACGGGTGAACGTTCATCATCAGCCCAACTACCTACACCTTCTACGGCGCCGGAAGGTGAGCGAGTTGATTCGAATAGACCTGATCCTCACCTTGGAGATGCTGAAGAAACTCATGATTTGGATGTGGATCCTGATGGACATGTGTCAATCGAAATGGAAGGGATTACACAACTCGCTGACGACGAGTCTGAAATGGGCGATGAAAAAGATCCAACTTTTGATCGATTGGAAATAAAGAACCCAGAATTAACAGGAGAGGAAGCTCTAGAGCAGGATGATATCGCCCCTCGGAAAGAGCAAGTAGAGCGCACAGCAAGAGAAGTGGATGAAAAGAGCTTTGTAACTAACGGAGGGAATGAGTTTATAGGATCCGATGTTGAAAGTTTAAATGATCTGAAGTTGAGGCATGACAAAAAATCCCAGGATATTTCTGCTGTTTCTTTATTGACAAATGAATTGGGTGGTGCTGAGTCTGAAAAAAAAAATATCAGTGATCTTTCAGGAAAATTCGAAATAAAAAACACCACTTTTACTGACTCTAAATCTGATTCTGCTAAAAAAAGTCCAAAAATTAATGAGCTTTTAGTGCGTGAGGTTATTGATGATATTGTTGGTAATATTGTTAAGCAATTTGACATTGCAAGCAATAAAAGTCCAATTATCAAAACTAATGAAGATAAGAGTTTAAATGCAAAAGATGTACCTGATGCGGAGAAACCTCTCCCAGTCTTCAATAGTACATTAGATCTTTGGGATGAATTTAAAGAAAACGATTGGCTTGATGCCTCAGAAATTCACAGTGAGATAGATAGATTTTTTGAAGACTATGAGTCAGCTGACTCTGCGCTTATCGCGCCTGTAAGGGTGTCTGTCCACGCTAGCTTGGACAAATTATTAGTGCAACGTATGCCCACCAGTACCGGTAAACCAGGAAGACTTATGACAGAGTTTGTAAGTTTTCTTTTCCAGGATGAGGAATTTATAAAAGCTTGGGGTGATTTTAGTGGGTTACCTGTTTTAACGATAAAAAAAGATTTACAAAAAAAGAAAATTATTCTTGAGAAAGGCAAAGCCAACTTGAATGAATGGTTCAAAACTATGGTGGCGGAGATCAAAGAATCACATAAAGAAAAAGTGTATTTAAATAAAATGAAAAAAATGCTTTCGCCTATTTTTGATAAAACTCCTAAGGAATATTCTTCCGAGTTTAAAGATGAGGTAAAAGATTTACTTGTCAATGAAATTATTGAGACTCAAGGAAAATCAAAATCTAGTGGCCTTTTTTGGATACAGGGAATTTGCAAAAATTTAAGATTGAGTATTAAGAATAATAATTCCTTGAAAAAAGAAATCATCCTTTTGGCAGGAAAAGATTTAAAGCTAGAAACTGAAATAGCGTTGTCACCACTTGCTCAGTTTGAATCTGATAAAAAACAAGTAGTAGAAAATTTCATGAAAGTTTTAGATACAGAGTTGCCGGCTTTGTTTAGCACTAACGGATCTCTTGATCCTGATTCAATCAGAGTGTACAAAAAAGGGGGCTGAAGGTCTGCTGTGTCACTTAAACCCCAGAATTGAGTTAATTGAAGAGAATATACAAATGAAGCTTATTTGCTTTTCTGCCCAATCTTGCTTTCCTTCCCGGCGATCAGGTTGGCAATATTCTGTTTGTGCCGGTAAATCAGCAAAGCCGACATAATGGCCACGGCTACGGCTTGGCCGTTAATGCCAAACAGTAATACGTTGTAGAACACGGCAAACAGGCTTGCGATCAACGCGGCAAGCGATGAATAGCGGAAGAAGTAGGCTATAACCACCCAAGTAACCGCTGTGGCCAAGCCCAGGGCCCAATTCAGGCCGATCAGCACGCCCAGTGCGGTGGCCACGCCTTTGCCACCTTCAAACTTGAAAAATACCGGGTAAAGGTGGCCTATAAATGCAGCCAGGCCCACCCAGGCAATGTCGCTGCGTGTCAAACCCAACTGGTCTTGAAAATGAAAGGCTAGTGCAACGGCCAGTGTGCCTTTCAGGGCATCGCCCAGCAGTGTCAGAATAGCTGCTTTCTTGTTGCCGCTGCGCAGTACATTGGTGGCACCCGGGTTTTTGGATCCATAGGTGCGGGGGTCGGCAAGGCCGGAGAACCTGGACACCACTACTGCAAATGAAACTGAACCAATCAGGTAAGCCACGACCAGGGCCGCGATGAAATTGAGCACAGCTGTCTCCTTGTTTTTGTGAAT
The nucleotide sequence above comes from Limnobacter thiooxidans. Encoded proteins:
- the plsY gene encoding glycerol-3-phosphate 1-O-acyltransferase PlsY, translating into MLNFIAALVVAYLIGSVSFAVVVSRFSGLADPRTYGSKNPGATNVLRSGNKKAAILTLLGDALKGTLAVALAFHFQDQLGLTRSDIAWVGLAAFIGHLYPVFFKFEGGKGVATALGVLIGLNWALGLATAVTWVVIAYFFRYSSLAALIASLFAVFYNVLLFGINGQAVAVAIMSALLIYRHKQNIANLIAGKESKIGQKSK